In a single window of the Pseudomonas oryzihabitans genome:
- a CDS encoding DUF3618 domain-containing protein, giving the protein MSIANQVDHESQKNPEELEREIDQKRGHIEDLVGALESRLSPGQLFDQALSYTKGHSGEFAHNLGNTLKANPVPAVLTSVGLLWLALGQNRSPAPASAGSPLKDKLAGVSESLGRAMGSVTEGAGHTRDSLNRGSHDARDKVAGLSDQVSAKASETGERLADTAAQTKDALGAQAQQLKGTFDTLLREQPLVVGALGIALGALLGASLPRTETENRALGKHSDKLTSKAKKVASSGYEQVKATGREVADGARQGNHDDGDQAKPRNLGNDPDAGVESMAGSPAAGTGSTLGATQATAGMNVGRTAATGNTPGAVGDESGMATPRSL; this is encoded by the coding sequence ATGAGCATCGCCAATCAAGTCGACCACGAGTCCCAAAAGAATCCCGAAGAACTTGAACGGGAAATCGATCAGAAGCGCGGGCATATCGAAGACCTGGTAGGGGCGCTGGAAAGCCGTCTCTCACCCGGTCAGCTGTTCGATCAGGCGTTGTCCTACACCAAGGGCCACAGCGGCGAATTCGCTCATAACCTGGGCAATACCCTGAAGGCCAATCCCGTACCGGCGGTGCTCACCTCGGTAGGCCTCCTGTGGCTGGCGCTCGGGCAGAACCGCAGTCCGGCCCCTGCCAGTGCAGGCAGTCCGCTCAAGGACAAGCTGGCCGGTGTCAGTGAAAGCCTGGGCCGGGCCATGGGGTCGGTCACCGAGGGCGCCGGGCATACCCGCGATTCACTGAATCGGGGCAGTCATGATGCACGCGACAAGGTCGCTGGTCTGAGTGATCAGGTGTCGGCTAAGGCTTCCGAAACCGGCGAGCGACTGGCCGATACGGCGGCGCAGACCAAGGATGCCCTTGGCGCCCAGGCGCAACAGCTCAAGGGCACCTTCGATACCCTGCTGCGTGAACAGCCCCTGGTGGTAGGGGCCCTGGGCATCGCGCTCGGTGCTCTACTAGGTGCCTCGCTGCCGCGGACCGAGACTGAAAACCGCGCCCTGGGCAAACACAGTGACAAGCTCACGTCGAAGGCGAAGAAGGTGGCCAGCAGTGGCTACGAGCAGGTCAAGGCCACCGGCCGGGAAGTGGCCGACGGGGCTCGTCAGGGTAATCATGACGATGGCGACCAGGCTAAACCCAGGAACCTGGGCAACGATCCCGATGCCGGAGTCGAATCCATGGCCGGCTCACCGGCGGCAGGCACCGGCAGCACCCTGGGCGCTACCCAGGCCACGGCGGGCATGAACGTCGGGCGGACGGCAGCCACAGGCAATACACCGGGTGCGGTGGGCGACGAAAGCGGCATGGCCACCCCGCGTAGCCTCTAA
- a CDS encoding phage holin family protein encodes MINENPTPRPTEGDTSVVGLVKQLVQEVPALFTKELALAKAELGESLRTTKAGVAGVAAGAIVLLAGFIVLLMGVVYFLSQYLTPWAAALLVGAVVMVIGFIMLQSGKKQFEPAHFTPDRTVNSLQKDKDAVRRAAQ; translated from the coding sequence ATGATCAACGAGAATCCCACTCCGCGGCCCACCGAGGGCGATACCTCGGTCGTCGGCCTGGTCAAGCAACTGGTCCAAGAGGTCCCGGCGCTGTTCACCAAGGAACTGGCGCTGGCCAAGGCCGAACTGGGCGAATCCCTGCGCACCACCAAGGCCGGCGTCGCCGGCGTGGCGGCCGGAGCCATCGTGTTGCTGGCCGGCTTCATCGTCCTGCTCATGGGCGTCGTCTACTTCCTCTCCCAGTACCTGACGCCCTGGGCTGCCGCCCTGCTGGTGGGCGCCGTGGTCATGGTGATCGGCTTCATCATGCTGCAGTCGGGCAAGAAGCAGTTCGAGCCGGCCCACTTCACCCCTGATCGCACCGTCAACAGCCTGCAGAAGGACAAGGACGCCGTACGGAGAGCCGCGCAATGA
- a CDS encoding Dps family protein, which translates to MAVANAKQELKTVSNVKQKAHQGEDATLQNQQAVGEALAVLLSDVFALYIKTKNYHWHMKGSHFRDYHLLLEEQATQLYGITDLIAERARKIGQPTVRSLEQMVQLKRLASSDATDLSADQMLTELHDDNQSLAAYMRTTHTLTDDANDVSTTSLLEEWIDQAEERAWFLGQTVGK; encoded by the coding sequence ATGGCCGTTGCCAATGCCAAGCAAGAACTCAAGACCGTTTCTAACGTCAAGCAGAAGGCTCATCAGGGCGAAGACGCCACCCTGCAGAACCAGCAGGCCGTAGGTGAAGCCCTGGCCGTGCTGCTGTCCGATGTCTTCGCGCTGTACATCAAAACCAAGAACTACCACTGGCACATGAAGGGCTCGCACTTCCGCGACTACCATCTGCTGCTGGAAGAGCAGGCCACCCAGCTGTATGGCATCACCGACCTGATCGCCGAGCGTGCGCGCAAGATCGGTCAGCCCACCGTGCGCTCCCTGGAGCAGATGGTGCAGCTCAAGCGCCTGGCCAGTAGCGACGCCACCGACCTGTCGGCCGATCAGATGCTGACCGAGCTGCATGATGACAACCAGTCGCTGGCTGCCTACATGCGCACCACCCACACCCTGACCGACGACGCCAACGACGTCTCCACCACCAGCCTGCTGGAAGAGTGGATCGATCAGGCCGAAGAGCGTGCCTGGTTCCTGGGTCAGACCGTCGGCAAATAA
- a CDS encoding XylR family transcriptional regulator, which produces MPSQPPVHRVALLFNGSKIYDRGILAGIGNYLSGTRARWDLFLEEDFLCRLKGIERWQGDGIIADFDDPAVSAALVNSELPVVAVGGSYAAPGDYPPGIPYVATDNAALVRLAYDHLIEAGLTRFACFSLPAADTNRWAGEREAAFAALLRRDGLPVEIYRGLETSAPLWDTAVEQLIAWLQALPKPVGILAVTDARARQLLQACLTANIPVPEQVALVGIDNDPLARTLTRVPLTSVIQGTEAIGREAARLLHQRLHGVELGAPRVLIPPEGINIQASSRHQAVRHPQVMRALHFIRQYACQGIKTAQVASYVGISRSALEMSFRRELGRSVHDEILGFKLAAAAVALQEGAPSLAEVARRCGFTSAQYLHSVFRREFGCTPRQYQQRPVALKDAHEKARPETGFQEATVAYLPTV; this is translated from the coding sequence ATGCCCAGCCAGCCGCCCGTGCACCGTGTCGCCCTGCTGTTCAACGGCAGCAAGATCTACGATCGCGGCATCCTGGCCGGCATCGGCAACTACCTGAGCGGCACCCGCGCGCGCTGGGATCTGTTCCTGGAGGAGGATTTCCTCTGCCGGCTCAAGGGCATCGAGCGTTGGCAGGGGGACGGCATCATCGCCGACTTCGACGACCCGGCGGTGAGCGCCGCCCTGGTGAACAGCGAGTTGCCGGTGGTGGCCGTGGGCGGCTCCTATGCCGCGCCAGGCGACTACCCGCCCGGCATTCCCTATGTCGCCACCGACAACGCCGCCCTGGTGCGGCTGGCCTACGATCACCTGATCGAAGCCGGGCTGACCCGCTTCGCCTGCTTCAGCCTGCCGGCCGCCGACACCAATCGCTGGGCCGGCGAACGCGAGGCGGCCTTTGCCGCCCTGCTCCGCCGCGATGGCCTGCCGGTGGAAATCTATCGCGGCCTGGAAACCAGTGCCCCGCTGTGGGACACGGCCGTGGAACAATTGATCGCCTGGCTGCAGGCGCTGCCCAAGCCGGTGGGCATCCTGGCCGTCACCGATGCCCGGGCCCGGCAGCTCCTGCAGGCCTGCCTCACGGCAAACATCCCGGTACCGGAACAGGTGGCGCTGGTGGGTATCGACAATGACCCCCTGGCCCGGACCCTGACCCGGGTGCCCCTGACTTCGGTGATCCAGGGCACCGAGGCCATCGGCCGCGAGGCCGCGCGACTGCTGCATCAGCGGCTGCACGGCGTCGAACTCGGCGCACCACGGGTGCTGATCCCGCCCGAAGGAATCAACATCCAGGCCTCCAGTCGTCATCAGGCGGTGCGCCATCCCCAGGTGATGCGCGCCCTGCACTTCATTCGCCAATACGCCTGCCAGGGCATCAAGACCGCCCAGGTGGCCAGCTACGTGGGCATCTCCCGGTCAGCGCTGGAGATGTCCTTTCGCCGCGAGCTGGGCCGCAGCGTCCATGACGAAATTCTCGGCTTCAAGCTGGCCGCGGCCGCGGTCGCCCTGCAGGAAGGGGCGCCGAGCCTGGCCGAGGTCGCCCGGCGCTGCGGCTTCACCTCGGCGCAGTACCTGCACTCGGTGTTTCGCCGCGAATTCGGCTGTACGCCGCGACAGTATCAGCAGCGCCCCGTGGCGCTGAAAGATGCCCATGAAAAAGCCCGTCCGGAGACGGGCTTTCAGGAAGCGACCGTGGCTTATTTGCCGACGGTCTGA
- the xylA gene encoding xylose isomerase — protein MAYFPNVEKVRYAGPDSDSPLAFRHYEADRLVMGKPMREHLRMAVCYWHTFVWPGSDVFGQGTFQRPWQAAGSPLEQARAKAAAAFEFFSKLGVDYYCFHDTDVAPEGANFTEYRENFARLVDELERHQSESGLKLLWGTANCFSHPRYAAGAASNPDPEVFACAATQVCTAMNATHRLGGENYVLWGGREGYETLLNTDLAREREQLGRFMQMVVEHKHRIGFKGDLLIEPKPQEPTKHQYDYDVATVFGFLQQFGLEKEIKVNIEANHATLAGHSFQHEIASAVALGVFGSIDANRGDPQNGWDTDQFPNSVEEMTLAIYEILKGGGFTRGGFNFDAKVRRQSLDEVDLFHGHVAAMDTLALSLERAAALLQDDPLGKFKAERYAGWEQSLGQRILGGQLSLEQLAEHTFSQGLAPQPVSGRQEMLEGVVNRYLYR, from the coding sequence ATGGCTTATTTCCCCAATGTCGAGAAGGTCCGCTACGCCGGGCCCGACAGCGATTCCCCGCTTGCCTTCCGTCACTACGAGGCCGACCGCCTGGTCATGGGCAAGCCCATGCGCGAGCACCTGCGGATGGCGGTCTGCTACTGGCACACCTTCGTCTGGCCGGGTAGCGATGTCTTTGGTCAGGGCACCTTCCAGCGGCCCTGGCAGGCGGCGGGTTCGCCCCTGGAACAGGCGCGCGCCAAGGCCGCCGCGGCCTTCGAATTCTTCAGCAAGCTGGGCGTGGACTACTACTGCTTCCACGACACCGACGTCGCCCCCGAAGGCGCCAACTTCACCGAGTACCGCGAGAACTTCGCCCGCCTGGTGGACGAGCTGGAACGTCACCAGAGCGAGTCCGGCCTCAAGCTGCTGTGGGGCACCGCCAACTGCTTCAGCCATCCGCGCTACGCCGCCGGCGCTGCCAGCAACCCCGATCCAGAAGTCTTCGCCTGCGCGGCCACCCAGGTCTGCACCGCGATGAACGCCACCCACCGCCTGGGCGGCGAGAACTATGTGCTGTGGGGCGGTCGCGAAGGCTACGAGACCCTGCTCAACACCGACCTTGCGCGCGAGCGCGAGCAACTCGGCCGCTTCATGCAGATGGTGGTGGAACACAAGCACCGCATCGGCTTCAAGGGTGATCTGCTGATCGAGCCCAAGCCCCAGGAGCCCACCAAGCACCAGTACGACTACGATGTGGCCACCGTCTTCGGCTTCCTGCAGCAGTTCGGGCTGGAGAAGGAGATCAAGGTCAACATCGAGGCCAACCACGCCACCCTGGCCGGCCATAGCTTCCAGCACGAGATCGCCAGCGCCGTGGCCCTGGGCGTCTTCGGCAGCATCGATGCCAATCGCGGCGATCCGCAGAACGGCTGGGACACCGACCAGTTCCCCAACAGCGTCGAGGAGATGACCCTGGCGATCTACGAGATCCTCAAGGGCGGCGGCTTCACCCGCGGCGGTTTCAACTTCGACGCCAAGGTGCGCCGCCAGAGCCTGGACGAGGTGGACCTGTTCCACGGCCACGTAGCGGCCATGGACACTCTGGCCCTGTCCCTGGAACGCGCCGCAGCACTGCTGCAGGACGACCCCCTGGGCAAGTTCAAGGCCGAGCGCTATGCCGGCTGGGAGCAGTCCCTCGGCCAACGCATCCTGGGGGGCCAGCTGAGCCTGGAACAACTCGCCGAACACACCTTCAGCCAGGGCCTGGCGCCCCAGCCGGTGAGCGGTCGCCAGGAAATGCTCGAAGGCGTCGTCAACCGCTATCTGTATCGCTAG
- the xylF gene encoding D-xylose ABC transporter substrate-binding protein, protein MNFKTTLLAGLLALCTTGFAQADAQHPKIGFSIDDLRLERWARDRDYFVAAAEQLGAKVYVQSADANEQRQLSQIENLISRGVDAIVIVPFNATVLNNVVAEAKKAGVKVISYDRLILNADIDAYISFDNEKVGEMQANGVLKAQPKGNFFLLGGAPTDNNAKILRQGQMKVLQPAIDKGDVKVVGQQWVKEWNPTEALAIVENALTANDNKIDGIVASNDATAGGAIQALAAQKLAGKVAVSGQDADLAAIKRVIAGTQTMTVYKPLKLIASEAAKLSVQLVRNEKPAFNSSYDNGTKKVDTLLLTPTELTKDNVDLLVKDGFYTQAQIDGK, encoded by the coding sequence ATGAACTTCAAGACGACCCTGCTCGCCGGTCTGCTCGCCCTGTGCACCACCGGTTTCGCCCAGGCCGATGCCCAGCATCCCAAGATCGGTTTTTCCATCGACGACCTGCGTCTGGAGCGCTGGGCCCGGGACCGCGACTATTTCGTCGCTGCCGCCGAGCAACTCGGGGCCAAGGTCTATGTGCAATCCGCCGACGCCAACGAGCAGCGCCAGCTGTCGCAGATCGAGAACCTGATCTCCCGCGGCGTGGACGCCATCGTCATCGTGCCCTTCAACGCCACGGTGCTGAACAACGTGGTGGCCGAGGCCAAGAAGGCCGGGGTCAAGGTGATCTCCTATGACCGCCTGATCCTCAACGCCGACATCGACGCCTATATTTCCTTCGATAACGAGAAGGTCGGCGAGATGCAGGCCAATGGCGTGCTCAAGGCCCAGCCCAAGGGCAACTTCTTCCTGCTCGGCGGCGCGCCCACCGACAACAATGCCAAGATCCTCCGCCAGGGCCAGATGAAGGTCCTGCAGCCGGCCATCGACAAGGGCGACGTCAAGGTCGTCGGCCAGCAGTGGGTCAAGGAGTGGAACCCGACCGAAGCCTTGGCCATCGTCGAGAACGCCCTGACCGCCAACGACAACAAGATCGACGGCATCGTCGCCTCCAACGACGCCACCGCTGGCGGCGCCATCCAGGCCCTGGCCGCGCAGAAGCTGGCCGGCAAGGTGGCCGTGTCCGGCCAGGACGCCGACCTCGCCGCCATCAAGCGGGTGATCGCCGGGACCCAGACCATGACCGTCTACAAGCCGCTCAAGCTGATCGCCTCCGAGGCGGCCAAGCTGTCGGTGCAACTGGTGCGCAACGAGAAGCCGGCCTTCAACTCCAGCTACGACAACGGCACCAAGAAGGTCGACACCCTGTTGCTCACGCCCACCGAGCTGACCAAGGACAACGTCGACCTGCTGGTCAAGGACGGCTTCTACACCCAGGCCCAGATCGACGGCAAATAA
- the xylG gene encoding D-xylose ABC transporter ATP-binding protein, protein MADYLLEMHGIAKSFGGVRALDGIDLKVRPGECVGLCGENGAGKSTLMKVLSAVYPHGTWEGEIRWDGRPLEAQSIAESEAAGIVIIHQELTLVPDLSVAENIFMGHEPRRFGGRLDYPTMLQRSAELMRRLKVPDMNVALPVSQYGGGLQQLVEIAKALNKNARLLILDEPTSALTTSEIAVLLDIIRDLKAQGVACVYISHKLDEVAAICDTITVIRDGKHIATTPMAEMDIDRIITQMVGRAMTNLYPQIPHEIGEVIFEARRFTCLDVDNPQRKRVDDVSFAVRSGEILGIAGLVGAGRTELVSAIFGAYDGRYEGEVWLNGQRIDTRTPLKSIRAGLCLVPEDRKRQGIIPDLGVGSNITLTVLDRFAHLSRIDSEAELSCIDAEIARLQLKTSSPFLPITGLSGGNQQKAVLAKMLLARPKVLILDEPTRGVDVGAKFEIYRLIGLLAAEGVAIVMVSSELAEVLGVSDRVLVLGEGRLRGDFPNENLTQERVLAAALGTTERAVAQAREHF, encoded by the coding sequence ATGGCCGACTATCTGTTGGAAATGCACGGCATCGCCAAGAGCTTTGGCGGGGTGCGGGCGCTGGACGGCATCGACCTCAAGGTGCGTCCGGGCGAATGCGTAGGGCTGTGCGGCGAGAATGGCGCCGGCAAGTCCACCCTGATGAAGGTGCTCTCGGCGGTCTACCCCCACGGCACCTGGGAAGGCGAGATCCGCTGGGACGGGCGGCCGCTGGAAGCCCAGTCCATCGCCGAATCCGAGGCGGCCGGCATCGTCATCATCCATCAGGAACTGACCCTGGTGCCGGATCTATCCGTGGCCGAGAACATCTTCATGGGCCACGAACCGCGTCGCTTCGGCGGGCGGCTGGACTATCCCACCATGCTGCAGCGCTCGGCCGAGCTGATGCGCCGGCTCAAGGTGCCGGACATGAACGTGGCCCTGCCGGTCTCCCAGTACGGCGGCGGCCTGCAGCAACTGGTGGAGATCGCTAAGGCGCTGAACAAGAACGCCCGGCTGCTGATCCTCGACGAACCGACCTCGGCGCTGACCACCTCCGAGATCGCCGTGCTGCTGGACATCATCCGCGACCTCAAGGCCCAGGGCGTGGCCTGCGTCTACATCTCGCACAAGCTCGACGAGGTGGCGGCCATCTGCGACACCATCACGGTGATCCGCGACGGCAAGCACATCGCGACCACGCCCATGGCCGAGATGGACATCGACCGCATCATCACCCAGATGGTCGGCCGCGCCATGACCAACCTCTACCCACAGATTCCCCATGAAATCGGCGAGGTGATCTTCGAGGCGCGCCGCTTCACCTGCCTGGACGTCGACAATCCCCAGCGCAAGCGCGTCGACGACGTGTCCTTCGCCGTGCGCAGCGGCGAGATCCTCGGCATCGCCGGGCTGGTGGGGGCCGGGCGCACCGAACTGGTCTCGGCCATCTTCGGTGCCTACGACGGCCGCTACGAGGGCGAGGTCTGGCTCAATGGCCAGCGCATCGACACCCGTACCCCGCTGAAATCCATCCGCGCCGGACTCTGCCTGGTGCCGGAGGATCGCAAGCGCCAGGGCATCATTCCCGACCTGGGGGTGGGCTCCAACATCACCCTCACGGTGCTGGACAGATTCGCCCACCTGAGCCGTATCGACAGCGAGGCGGAACTGTCCTGCATCGACGCCGAGATCGCCCGGCTGCAACTCAAGACCAGCAGCCCCTTCCTGCCCATCACCGGCCTTTCCGGCGGCAATCAGCAGAAGGCGGTGCTCGCCAAGATGCTGCTGGCGCGGCCCAAGGTGCTGATCCTCGACGAGCCCACCCGCGGAGTCGACGTCGGCGCCAAGTTCGAGATCTACCGGCTGATCGGCCTGCTGGCCGCCGAGGGCGTGGCCATCGTCATGGTCTCCTCGGAGTTGGCCGAGGTGCTCGGCGTTTCCGACCGGGTGCTGGTGCTCGGCGAAGGCCGGCTGCGCGGCGATTTCCCCAATGAGAATCTGACCCAGGAGCGGGTACTGGCCGCCGCCCTGGGCACCACCGAACGGGCGGTCGCCCAAGCCCGGGAGCACTTCTGA
- a CDS encoding sugar ABC transporter permease — translation MHAVKQLFTRYKMLALLIAVALIWLFFSWQTEGGFVTPRNLSNLLRQMSITGILACGMVLVIIAGEIDLSVGSQLGLLGGVAAILDVTYHVPLPITLLAVAAGGLLIGLINGYLSAYRGIPSFIVGLGGMLAFRGVLLGLTGGVTVAPVSPELVYLGQGYLPPVVGSVLGVLLFAVAVVLTWRQRSKRKTLGLALAPLWRDVLRVVVIGVVLVAFIQTLNRYDGIPVPVLILLVLLGVFSYITSQTVFGRRIYAVGSNLEATRLSGINVQAIKLGIFGLMGVMCALAGLVNTARLAAGSPSAGTMGELDAIAACFIGGTSMRGGSGTVYGALLGALVIASLDNGMSMLDVDSYWQMIVKGSILVLAVWVDVSTRTSRR, via the coding sequence ATGCACGCCGTGAAACAGCTGTTCACCCGTTACAAGATGCTCGCCCTGCTAATCGCCGTGGCCCTGATCTGGCTGTTCTTCAGCTGGCAGACCGAAGGCGGCTTCGTCACCCCGCGCAACCTTTCGAACCTGCTGCGGCAGATGTCCATCACCGGCATCCTCGCCTGCGGCATGGTGCTGGTGATCATCGCCGGCGAGATCGACCTGTCGGTGGGCTCGCAACTCGGCCTGCTCGGCGGGGTGGCGGCGATACTCGACGTCACCTACCACGTGCCCCTGCCGATCACCCTGCTGGCGGTGGCCGCCGGCGGTCTGCTGATCGGCCTGATCAACGGCTACCTCAGTGCCTATCGCGGGATACCGTCCTTCATCGTCGGCCTCGGCGGCATGCTGGCCTTTCGCGGGGTGCTGCTGGGGCTCACCGGCGGCGTCACCGTCGCCCCGGTGTCACCGGAGCTGGTCTACCTCGGCCAGGGCTATCTGCCGCCGGTGGTGGGCAGTGTCCTGGGCGTGCTGTTGTTCGCGGTGGCCGTGGTGCTTACCTGGCGCCAGCGCAGCAAGCGCAAGACCCTCGGCCTCGCCCTGGCGCCGCTGTGGCGCGACGTGCTGCGGGTAGTGGTGATCGGCGTGGTGCTGGTGGCCTTCATCCAGACCCTCAACCGCTACGACGGCATCCCGGTGCCGGTGCTGATCCTGCTGGTGCTGCTCGGGGTGTTCAGCTACATCACCAGCCAGACGGTATTCGGCCGGCGCATCTATGCGGTGGGCAGCAACCTGGAAGCCACGCGGCTGTCGGGCATCAACGTCCAGGCGATCAAGCTCGGCATTTTTGGCCTGATGGGCGTGATGTGCGCCCTGGCCGGCCTGGTCAACACCGCCCGCCTGGCCGCCGGCTCGCCCTCGGCCGGCACCATGGGCGAACTGGACGCCATCGCCGCCTGCTTCATCGGCGGCACCTCCATGCGCGGCGGCTCCGGCACCGTCTATGGCGCCCTGCTCGGTGCCCTGGTGATCGCCAGCCTGGACAACGGCATGTCCATGCTCGACGTGGACAGCTACTGGCAGATGATCGTCAAGGGCAGCATTCTGGTCCTGGCCGTCTGGGTCGACGTCAGCACCCGCACCAGCCGGCGCTGA
- a CDS encoding Na+/H+ antiporter family protein codes for MNAVVVAVGLMLVLSLARVHVVVAMIAGAVTGGLVGGLGLEGTLLAFNAGLGNGAKVALSYALLGAFAVAISQSGLAHMLADRALALMERQAAQGGRSLRWALLGLLLAVSIASQNILPIHIAFIPLLVPPLLYVLTRLELDRRRLSCVMTFGLIAPYMFLPVGFGSLYLHDILLASVARAGVDVSGVDPSRAMLLPALGMVVGLLLAVCVSYRRPRRYDLARVARIERADRPYNGRTLAVALIAVVAAFGVQLWLDSMILGALVGFVVFTATGVVRWREADDLFSEGVKMMAVIGFIMLTAGGFAEVLTATGQINDLAATAAALIGDNRALGALLLLLLGMVVTLGIGSSFSSVPILAAILGPLCLHLGFSPLAIVCLIGTAGALGDSGSPASDSTLGPTSGLNVDGQHSHIWDTVVPSFLHFSLPMMLFGWAAVLLL; via the coding sequence ATGAACGCGGTGGTGGTGGCGGTAGGGCTCATGCTGGTCTTGAGCCTGGCCCGGGTGCACGTGGTGGTGGCGATGATCGCCGGTGCGGTGACCGGTGGCCTGGTGGGTGGTCTGGGTTTGGAAGGCACCCTGCTGGCCTTCAATGCCGGCCTGGGCAACGGCGCCAAGGTGGCGCTCTCCTATGCGCTACTGGGCGCCTTCGCCGTGGCCATCAGCCAGTCGGGGCTGGCGCACATGCTCGCCGATCGGGCGCTGGCGCTGATGGAGCGTCAGGCCGCCCAGGGCGGGCGTTCGCTGCGCTGGGCGCTGCTTGGTCTGCTGCTGGCGGTGTCCATTGCCTCGCAGAACATCCTGCCCATTCACATCGCCTTCATCCCGCTGCTAGTGCCGCCGCTGCTCTATGTGCTGACGCGCCTGGAGCTGGATCGCCGGCGGCTGTCCTGCGTCATGACCTTTGGCCTGATCGCCCCCTACATGTTCCTGCCGGTGGGCTTTGGCAGTCTCTACCTGCACGACATCCTGCTGGCCAGCGTGGCCCGCGCCGGGGTGGACGTCAGCGGCGTCGACCCCAGCCGCGCCATGCTCTTGCCGGCGCTAGGCATGGTGGTCGGCTTGCTGCTGGCGGTGTGCGTCAGCTACCGCCGGCCACGTCGCTACGATCTGGCCCGGGTGGCGCGTATCGAGCGGGCCGACCGCCCCTACAACGGCCGGACCCTGGCGGTGGCCCTGATCGCCGTGGTCGCGGCCTTCGGCGTGCAGCTCTGGCTGGATTCCATGATCCTCGGCGCCCTGGTCGGCTTCGTGGTCTTTACCGCCACCGGGGTGGTGCGCTGGCGGGAGGCGGACGATCTGTTCAGCGAGGGCGTGAAGATGATGGCGGTCATCGGTTTCATCATGCTGACCGCCGGTGGCTTCGCCGAGGTGCTGACCGCCACCGGCCAGATCAACGACCTGGCCGCCACCGCCGCCGCCCTGATCGGCGACAACCGCGCCCTGGGCGCGCTGCTGCTCCTGCTGCTGGGCATGGTGGTGACCCTGGGCATCGGCTCGTCCTTTTCCAGCGTGCCCATCCTGGCCGCCATCCTCGGTCCGCTGTGCCTGCACCTGGGCTTTTCGCCGCTGGCCATCGTCTGCCTGATCGGTACCGCCGGCGCCCTGGGCGATTCGGGCTCGCCGGCGTCGGATTCGACCCTGGGGCCGACCTCCGGTCTCAACGTGGACGGCCAGCACAGCCATATCTGGGACACCGTGGTGCCGTCCTTCCTGCACTTCAGCCTGCCAATGATGCTGTTTGGCTGGGCGGCGGTGCTGCTGCTGTAA
- a CDS encoding GNAT family N-acetyltransferase — translation MSTPAIHIEPLTETGLPAATEVVRLAFATWMGAAEPGEFWNDRDYVRSRFAAPHTAWFKALDAGRLVGAVCVTRWGRHGILGPLAVHPDYWDAKVAKALMGAAVEQLDAWQLVHAGLFTFPDSPRHLGLYQGFGFWPRTLTAMMARPVQTQPAPPALRFSLAATPDRLLAACAELGRANAPGLDVSAEMAAVREQGLGESLVLEDKAGRMESFAVCHFGPRSEAGSGVCYVKCAAVLPGVGAEARFARLIAACDGLARDHGQQRLLAGVNTARRGAYQWLLAQGFRSEILGITLHRGEAHYDHPEVWLLDDWR, via the coding sequence ATGTCCACCCCCGCCATCCATATCGAACCTCTCACCGAAACCGGCCTGCCCGCCGCCACCGAAGTGGTCCGCCTGGCCTTCGCCACCTGGATGGGCGCCGCCGAACCCGGAGAATTCTGGAACGATCGCGACTATGTGCGCAGTCGTTTCGCCGCGCCCCATACCGCCTGGTTCAAGGCGTTGGATGCCGGGCGACTGGTCGGCGCGGTCTGCGTCACTCGCTGGGGCCGTCACGGCATCCTCGGGCCGCTGGCGGTACATCCTGACTACTGGGACGCCAAGGTGGCCAAGGCGCTGATGGGCGCCGCGGTGGAGCAGCTCGATGCCTGGCAACTGGTGCATGCCGGACTCTTCACCTTTCCCGACAGTCCGCGCCACCTGGGGCTCTACCAAGGCTTCGGCTTCTGGCCGCGTACCCTGACCGCAATGATGGCGCGTCCGGTGCAGACGCAACCGGCACCGCCAGCGCTCAGATTTTCCCTGGCGGCCACGCCCGATCGACTGCTGGCCGCCTGCGCCGAACTGGGCCGGGCCAATGCTCCGGGTCTGGATGTGTCTGCCGAAATGGCTGCCGTGCGCGAGCAGGGGCTGGGCGAGAGTCTGGTGCTGGAAGACAAGGCGGGACGGATGGAAAGCTTCGCCGTCTGCCATTTCGGTCCACGCAGTGAGGCGGGGAGCGGCGTCTGCTATGTGAAGTGCGCTGCTGTCCTGCCGGGAGTGGGGGCGGAGGCGCGCTTCGCACGATTGATCGCCGCCTGCGACGGCCTCGCTCGGGACCATGGCCAGCAGCGGCTGTTGGCTGGCGTCAACACCGCGCGCCGGGGTGCCTACCAGTGGCTGCTGGCCCAGGGCTTTCGCAGCGAGATCCTCGGCATCACCCTGCACCGGGGCGAAGCCCATTACGACCATCCCGAGGTCTGGCTGCTGGACGACTGGCGTTAG
- a CDS encoding DUF2934 domain-containing protein produces the protein MNLEERIRQRAYEIWEREGRPHGQDFEHWFQANRELEDQPDDNLTQVGGIQSSVAPPAPKPRSRSRKKTAEDSTKA, from the coding sequence ATGAATCTTGAAGAACGCATCCGCCAGCGCGCCTATGAAATCTGGGAGCGCGAAGGCCGTCCCCATGGCCAGGATTTCGAACACTGGTTTCAGGCCAACCGCGAACTGGAAGATCAGCCCGACGACAACCTGACCCAGGTCGGCGGCATCCAGAGCAGCGTCGCGCCACCAGCGCCCAAGCCCCGCAGTCGGTCGCGCAAGAAGACCGCTGAGGACAGCACCAAGGCCTAA